GACGAGTGATTGGGCTCCGGTTGTAGTGAGGAATGACGGCGGTGGCGCTGCTTCCTCCTGGCGGCAGGGGCTGAGGCGACAGGAGAAACTGGTGACGATGGAGAAAAGACGTCCTCGTCCTGCGACCACATCGCCGCCAAGCAGGAGGCAGGTGAATTAAGCCCTGAGCGGCAAGTAGTGGAGCTCTGTGGCCGCGGTGCGGAAACCCCTCTCCCCCGTGGCAATTGCTGCTGTGCGGCGGGCGACTCCGCGGAGAGCTCCTTATGTTGCGGCCGCTGCCGATGCGATGGCTTCGGCGAAGAATACTGGGCGCGGGCAAAGGCTGCAAGCTCCCGAGCCTGTAGCACCTCCTGGGCTTCATGCAGCTGGTCCATGAAGCCCATAAATCCCTTTAGTGTGCGCAAATGAGGATTCCCCTCCAGGATCGCTTCGATTGCATTAATCCCAACTGCCATAGTCTTAGTGTCCTTAGTGTGGGAAACCCACTCGATCAGGCGGTGGATGCGGGAGAggtcatgctcccaggatgaaACCGCTGGGTCCAGGAAATGGTCGCATCATTCTGTCATGTTCGCGTACCAGCAGGCAAGGagagaaggacccaaaatgcaggttTCAGTGAGGCAAAGTAGAACTCAAAATAACCGTTTTATTAGCAGGTTGCCGGTAAACAGCGGAccaactaaactgggaaaatacAAGATACAGGCCCATCTTAATTTTGCCAGTGAACATATAATTCATTCAGAAAACTGCTGTAGTCAGATCAAACTAAAATTAAGCGCTTTGGCATCCACTGCATTGAGGGGCCAATGGACAGGCCTATATGCAATAAAATCTTGGACGAGAACTTCCTTCCCTCAGCCAGAACACTGTAGATGAGTCGTAGATGGGTCTTTCAGCAtaacaatgacccaaaacatactgcTTAGGCAATAAAGGAGTGGTTATTTAAGGAGCACATTACGGCAATGatgtggcctagccagtctgaAGACGAGAGCTAGGAAACCTAAAGGATTTAGAGATTTGGCCTTTCTCAAAATTCCTTTTTGAGATGTGCGCAAACCTGGAGACCAACTATAAGCCAAAAAAGGACTCTCCACCAAGTACTAATGGATCCTTTGCTTTGGAAAAATTAGTTTCAAATTTCTTTATGGTTTAATTtgttgaaaatatatatatatacacaggaaAATGCATTAAGCTCTGTCAAATAAGATCACATGGACTTATTGCTTTCACTATGAGAATCAGAAGTCTAGCCACCAACCAGAAGCCTGTTGAGCCAGGAAACCCTGGTATAGGGTAACTGGAGACTCATAACATGGTTTATTTGTAGGTGTAACATTATATGTGAAATACCTTTCAGAATTTCCATATAAAAATGAGAATTATATAACCATTTAAGTTATAGTTTCTATCTCTGTATGTCCAGATATACATAACATTTGCTTCATACTAGGGATGGGCATCTCATGCAAAAGTGCTACTGCTTCACTATTCTTAAACAATTGGCCCAAGCCTAAACAATGCAAATTCTGTCCTGAGATCTGTGCAAACGTTgtgaccaactacaagaaaTGCTTACCAACAAGGGTTTTTCCAagtcatgttttgctttgggATCAAATATTTCTTTCACTCAACAACATGCAAATCAGTTCATAACGTATTTAATGTGTTAATGCTTGACATTTGGTTGATATACTATCTTacttcattaaaatgaaactaccctAAAAAGAGACTGTCCAAGTGTAAGTGAGAAACTTTAACAGGAGCTCAAAGACGTGTGGAGACGTGTTGCAGTTGTATGAGTTCTCGGAACACACTGACCTTATAAAGAGTTCTCGTTTCAGTGTCAAGTTTCATGACTGCAGCTTACATAGCTTTGATGTTAATGTCTTGATAAAAATCTTTCCATAGCTAGACAGACATGCAGTACAAACATCTGTTCTATTACAGCTGGTAATTAGTAAAAGCAGAGATTTAATTCAGAGGTCACTTAAATTAATATTGAGTACCACAAGTAAATAACTCAATGAGAAAATGGCAACAATAAgcatatatctatatctatatagatatatatagatatagatatatatagatatagatatggcgcctgtgtccggcagcctcgcctctgtctgtagctgtggctacaatgtagcttgctatcgccagtgtgtgaatgtccgtgtgaatgggtgaatgactgaatgtagtgtaaagcgctttggggtccttaatgactagaaaagcgctatacaaatacaggccatttataataataataataatggatactttattgatccccatggggaaattacttgtttttctctgcatttgacccattcactcagtgaagcagtgggcagcccactaagcaggcgcccggggagcagtgtgtagggacggtaccttgctcaggggtacctcagggtagccgttaagtggattcgaaccgccgaccttccgatcatggggcgaccactttacatactgagctatccctgagctatccctgccccctatatatatatatatatatatatatatatatatatatatatatatatatatatatatatatatatatatatatatatatatatatatatatatatatatatatatatatatatatatatatatatatatatatttttttttttttttttttttttttttttttttattaggggtgcaacgatacacaaaattcacggtttggttcggtttgatactttggtgtcacggtttgatattttttcgatacaaaaaaaaaatgttcatgcctttttaatttgtcatttattaaaattataaatatatattttaactcaaaagtgcagtttttaaatttaatgttgctgaaacaacaaagtaataaaaaaaaataaatctatctgatcgagaaatcactcatctttggaaaagagagtttattacagaggaatgtctctttccaaaataaaagctatactatacgcttcttctgggctatattctcagcagcatatgaaacatatcaggtccccataaggagaatcatgtgctaacagctgtctaaatgactcgggtaaagtttgtagcatgtgtgcttgttgtttttgtctgcttccacttgtctttgcattaggatgatgtcggcgtaaatgtgcagtcatattcattttgttcccactagcgctgtcagcgttaatctgaaatgacgttaacggcacaacacggcaaatctccgttaacgagctaccgcggatcgccccgtgcgtggggctggacggcttccacacgttaacgagctaactgcgctaacgcactagttcccaccaatgtaattgagcactgcgtggcacatccgacatactgttttacttttgtccatgacacgtttaccttcagggtcatacttcacatgaaaaccaaaatagttccaaacgccagatctgaatgagggtgggggaggttcaatttgccatgtcgcaaggagagcttaactccttggaggaggtcagcgccctgacccactggtgtcaagacaaccatctcaccctcaacgtcgcaaagacaaaggagttgatagtggacttccggaggtgcagagaagtacacacccccatcaccatcaacggcgctgctgtggagagagtgagcagcttccggttccttggtgtacatctggctgaggatcttacgtggtcagtacacacaaacaaaacagtgaagaaggcgcagcagcgcctcttctttctcaggagactgaaaagattcggcatgagcccccgcatcctcaggaccttctatcactgtgccattgagagcatcctcactggatgcatcaccacctggtatggcaacagcaccgcctacaactgcaaagctctccagcgagtagtgcggtgctctgaacggataattggaggtgagcttccctccctccaagacatctacaggaagcggtgcctgaggaaagcggggaggatcatcaaggactccagtcaccccagccataaactgttcagactgcttccatcaggaaggaggttctgcagcatccggtcccgtaccagcagactgagagacagctttttccatcaggccatcagactgctgaacacttcatagacacctcagcttcactactggaactttaacattatgcactccatactgtacagtaacgccactgttttgcacgtctcactctgtatattttattttatatattttatttattgtttactctatttaatttgtaaaatatgtgtacacacacacacacacgtagaaaaatatttagtatacacatccagaaatgcatatactattatatattgtacatatatttattagtttcagatgtagccattcttgtattttgcttgtttacattattgtatcttgcacaactctgttgcttgtgaagctcgcacacaagaatttcactcacatgtgctgtaccaatgtacctgcacatgtgatgtgacaataaaagttatttgatttgatttgattttttgctttcactttgcaatcttgcgaactgtgtatagagagcgacagcactgatctgtgagtgatgataatttgtgcaccaattcctctgacatcgtcttattaatcgttagcttactatgcaaacatgacaagtgaaatctcccgcagcttaaacatgtgagaggttgatcgcgcagagaatcgctgagcttatgtgagtgcgtgtgtaaaagcagcaggatttatatttcagttctgctgagccaaataagacaggtcagggtgaagaagtgcgcattcgctgtcaaaataaaaaacgcgcacaagggctagggttagggttaaatttaaaaactgtacttttgagttaaaatatatatttataattttaataaatgacaaattaaaaaggcatgaacatttttttgtatcgaaaaaatatcgaaccatgacaccaaagtatcgaaccgaaccgtgaattttgtgtatcgttgcacccctaatatatacatatgtgtgtgtgtgtgtgtgtgtgtgtgtgtgtgtgtgtgtgtgtgtgtgtgtgtgtgtgtgtgtgtgtgagaccaaGGATGCTCTCGGTGGCCTCAGAGTGGATGCCAGTACCCACTCTGAACAAGCATCTGTCTAGATGTGGTTAACAGACTTTTATGAAATACAATTCAATTTTAGAACAGCTGAGCAGAGTCAGAAAAAGGCCCCGCTCTCATTGATTGAGTGCATCAGGGAAATGTCAGTGTCATCACCACTGATCGACTTTACtaaatgaccttaaatgaattaaaactaGAATTAGAGGACGTAATTAAGCTCGGGGTCCTCACCATATGCTGATGACTCATCTGAAAGCAGCAtcagcacaacacacacaggatACACACATTTTCCATAGCCACAACAACAtggaaaaccacacacacacaaacactatcTCTTTTTAATCACTTAAAGGATGTGCTCAGGAGAGCAGGGCTCGGTCTCTGAGATCAGAGATGGATGATTTTATGTGTCTGACTGTAAGGTGCTGCATGACACGCCTACAGTGGCAAAGATGGCAACCCTGTGACATAAACTACATTTAGGTGTGAGAAATAACCACCTCCAACCACAGACATGCAGTACACTACGCATGCAAAAAGGGGGGGTATTGATCGTGACCTCTTGGGGACCGTGTAGGCGTGGTGGAGCAAAACCTAGGTGTGTTAAATCTGCCTGGGAGGTTATGCTAGCCCCGCATGtctgaaaagaaatgaaagtctTTATTCCTGAGAAACGAAAGAGATAGAAATTGCTTACAAGCACAGTTAGACATTTCTGAAAATCAAACTATGAAAACTGAATAAAGTGTGTACTTAACCTAAACACACAATGAGGTAAAATACTGCCACACACTCAGCGGCCTGGGAACCAGTCCAGCCGACGGCCTTCACTCATGTGTTTCATTAGCTCTGTGCTCTTCACCTGCTGTGATGGAAAATAAATCTGCTTTACTAACAGCCAGGACAGTGAGAGTACATCACACCCTTTCTAAGAAAATGAACGTTTGCTACGTGTGCAAACAACTGAGCTCGATTTCTGCAGTTTCATATGTCTGTGCGAATCAACCTCAGTCAATATGttggttcagttcagttctgggTACATTCTGTTCCTCAGTGTGTTCACACGGAGCACAGTGCCATCCACTCCATGTTTGTCACTCAATGTCTGTCATTAAGATCGATAATGTTTAACTGGCATATTATATACATGAAGtgttcagtttaattcagttttatttaaaattataaattaaaaaaaacacctaaacAACAGTCATTTCTTGAAACAGAACAATCTTCTCTACACCAGGGATGTGACATCACTCATGCAGCCTACGTTGATCTCAAGTGGGCTGGACCAGAGAAAGTACCTATGCTAGGCATTTCATCGTAAAGATATTTTAAGTTCAGTAACTTCATCTGGAAGAATTGAGAAGAACTGATGACTTGGAAGAATTAAACATGATTTATCAAGATATAGAAATTAACACATTTTCCCATTAGACTCCAGTGACCCCTCAGGGCAGAACAGAATCCCAGCCATGATAGGACTCCCCCGAGTCTAGATGCTGGTGGCGGTAAAGCTGGAGACCGATGGATGGAGCCCTGACTGAGGTGCGTGAGgtggagatgaggaggaggtgggctGCGCGAATGAGAGTCTGAAAGGGAGAATGATGGAGCACACAGATTTAAATCATGCAAAGCAAAGGCTGATTGGCTCAAAGGTGGACGAGAAGATGATTGGACTGGAATAATGATGTCAGTATTGAAACTGATAGCGTGGGAAAGTGGTAGTTATGTAAAGAACAGAAAGCAGCCTAACACCCAGGAAAGCAGGCAGAAAAGTGAATACAGATCTTCCTTTGAACTTACTCATAAGCTTcagttgtttgcttttttcactGTGAAAAACTAATTTCTACATTAGATGGTCAAAACAGGAGCTTTCTGTCAtgtaattgtttatttattagttaATGACTTTATCATAGTATGAATGTTCATGGGGAAGGTGGAAAGCAGGAAAAGCAGGAAAAGCTACAAAACCTCTGAAAATACAGTTCAAAAGTCCAAAACATATGCTCTCTTTCACTTGGTCCAAAGCAATCCGGTGCACCGGATTGGAGTCTTTCCCAGTCCTTTTGTTTGAAAGCTCTACtctacaccattacaccaccaccagcagcctggaCTGCCAATACAAGGCATGAGGGATCCATTATTTCAGGTTGTTTATGTGAAattctgaatgttgcagcaaaaTCGTGACTTATCAGACAACATTTTTCTAAACTTCTGTTGTCCAGTGTTGGTcttctctgctgctgtagtccatCAGCATCAGCCTTTTTTGGCAAAAAAAGTAAGTATATCCTTTTTTTTGAAGTTCTTGCTGTCTGCAATTATAACTGGCAAAAGAgtcaaacgggacaggcaaaaaaaaaagaaaaaaaaaaaaagaaagaagataaTGCTATAAATCTAGGAAAGTGTACCACTGCCAAATATTCATGACTCAAACTGATAAAGAATACCTCCTGTATAAACAGTGAgctcagcacacacactcaacttaATAATTTAATAGTAATGAGGGTGAACTATTGTTTAAAGTTTGatacaaataaattatattattaccATATCAATATATTGCTCATACTCCttatatatacttatatatgcttattAACACTTTGATAATAATATCTTCAGACAGGTCTTGTGATCCTAAAATAGGTCAATTAAATTAAGtatttaagaaaattaaatgatctgctacttgaaaaaaaaaagaaaaaaaaaagaaaagcacttgGGAGCGGTGACGAGGCGAGTAGGTACAAGGTCTTGGATCAGGTAAAGCAAACAGGAGGCTCTGAACACTAGAATGAGAGGAGACAAGATTTAGTGGCTCAGTCTGTGAAGTCCTGGTGGATAGGAATCATAACAGGCAGGTGGAGAAATGGCAAGGGAGGGCCAAGTGGTCCAGGTGAGGCAGCATGGTTTCCAGGTGAGGGTGATTCTAAGAGTACTGTgacaggagggcaggcaggtgagttaAGCCGATGTGAGCTGCCGAGTACAGACCAACGTCTGGATGCAGGTGAGTATAGTCAGAGGATCTAAGGGGAAGTTGACCGGATGGCTGAAGGTAGAAAGCACAAGGTGAGTAAATGCTACTGTGAAATAATCTTCTCCTTTGAAGAGCTGTgactttccagtcacctttcttactcaacatgtgttaatagacctctctgcattgaatcatatctgttattaacctctgtctctcttccacagcatgtctttatcctgttttccttctctcaccccaaccggtcgcagcagatggccccgcccctccctgagcctggttctgccggaggtttcttcctgttaaaagggagtttttccttcccactgtcgccaaggtGCTTGCTCATACggtgtcatatgattgttggttttttctctgtatctactgtacaatataaagcgccttgaggcaactgctgttgtgatttccTGTAATTGGACAGATTGAAATGAAATTGAAGTTAAAATAGATTTAATTGGCCATCAGCGAGgtgtaaaatgtatgaaaatacagtttaaagtcTAAAACATATGCTTCTTTCACATACTCTAGCAACATCCAGTATGGGAGTCTTTTCCTGGCTGATTAAGGccccctgggccttatgttggacacccctggtctagatgTAAATCTCTATAGCAATATTCTTTTCTGTGAAAATTGATACAAACTTACAGCCAAGCTTTATGTTTTAATTCgtcaatttcttttatttttaccgTCTTCTTACAGCCTATGTTTTGTTGAACTCTATGCGAAATATGAAATCAACCATTGCTAAATTTACTAGTAATGCAGCATTTCATAACTCTATTAAATAGAAATGACAAACAAATAAAGTATCCATGATCAGCATGTAGTGGTTGCAACACAGccttgtgatgatgatgattcaaAGCTGAACTATCCAAACAACCTACACTGATTACTCTTCATCTATATGAGTTTATCTTAATGGCCACATCATAAAACAGACTTCAAACGCTGGCTGTTATCCTAATGTTGTGAATGATATCAATCCTGTAAGTATTTCCTGTGGATATAATAGATATTCCTGACTGTAAAAATATTTGTGACTCACTGTGTTTGATACAAACTTTGCATTTCACATTAACAGCCAAACAATGACAAAGTTTGCTGTGCTGGTAATCATCTCTCTATGAACACATCGTACAGTTCAAAGGTCAGGTTTGTTTAGTATTTCTCCAACTCCAAAACTATTTTAGGAAATGACATGGTTCTTAACATTAGCCtgtgaatgtttttattatattaattcCCAGATGAAATAGGtcagtattttttaatattggGAAATGGAATTTGAGTTTTGGACAGAGCTACACGTTCCCTAATTTCACACAAAAGGTCACGTTTAAACAGATGATAATACTGATAATCATAGGTACGGTTTAGCTCATCACTCTGGTTCACAAAGAGACAGGTGCTTTCTTCTTATAATGTGGcaacattcattcattttgggcAAAGTTACAGCAAGCACACACGAGGAAATAGCATCTGAGCCTGAGTCAGTGTCAACACTTGTCTGTGCTATCGGCACACAGAAGGCAGCAGTGTTTCATTAATGTTTTAACCCGTGGCCAGTGGTCCAGTAAAGCTTCAGCTGCCAAGCGTATTACTACGGACTCATGAAGCTCTTGCAGGCATATATGAATGTAATATTAAACCCTTTTGATGTGAAAACAATCTTTTTGAAGTTGTCATGTAAAAAAAGGCGTAGTTGTGTTATTTTCATGTCACAGCCAGAAGGAAATAAGCTGGTTCAAGATAAGCAGGTTCAAGAGGCTTAGACAGGGTCAGTATGGAATTCACAATGTAAATACACAATGGGACTGACCCTCTGATGGTACCtcatgaagaggaagaggggggGATAAATCATACACAGACAATCATACAGTGTTCTGGAGTTGTGTTTGTTCAGCTGCATGgagctgtttattttattctcaaGCTCCATGTGATTTTGGATGTTCCTGGTAAGGTGCTGTATTTCCTTCAGGCAATTAAACCCACGTACTGCACAGCATGACTTGGCACAATTTTCACGTGATAACGGCTGTGATAGAGGGAAAGGATAAGTGAGTACTGGGACTGAAACATGTCAAAGTGAAATCTTTGTGCTAGCGTTTATTTGCCAGTCAAATTTGTCATTTTGATGTCTGATGATGAACTCACCAGCAACATGAGAGACTTTTGCAGCTAATTAGCCAGTTAGCATGCTAAATTCAGTTGCCTGTTTTTGGTGTCTATGCAACACAACATACAGACATCTCCTTATAACTTTAGTTTTTACTAGTTGAAGACTCTCAAAAACTACGAATCCCACAAACTGCCTTTATTCTACATTTatatgtatccatataaatggcccaccctatATTAGTCTGCTGTGCATTTTACCTAAGGTGGATTTTTGCTATGTCATCATGCCTCATCACCTGCAAAGTGCATGTGCTAAGGTGTGTGCTTATATAATTGATCACAAGCTACTACATCTTTTAACTAACAATGCTTATGTCATTGTGACTACTTAGATTAAAAATTGGAGCTTGCATGCTTCTTAGTTCTTAACATTAGCCtgtgaatgtttttattatatttattcccAGATGGCTCAGATGCTAGGtcagtattttttaatattggGAAATGGAATTTGAGTTTTGGACAGAGCTACACGTTCCCTAATTTCACACAAAAGGTCGCATTTCTGATGCAGTTAAACCCCTGTTTGCAGTAATGTGCAAAAAGAAGAAGTACTGAGCCAGTACTTTTTGTTGAGtaactcatttctttatttatatagcaaaatggtaaatggctgCAACAATGTATTGGAACATGTGCATTCCTCTTCTTGTTGTATGTTGCTTGCCTTTTGTTCTATTCTCTATCAGGTTCAgtgctttattgttttaaattaaataaatcccAGGTGGATTCACACCATTCATACCTGAGTCCTTATAATTTGTCAGAATTTTGAGGGAAGTTTGCTTTGTCAAGGTGAGTATGGTGGCTCAAAAAAGCTGAGCTTCTTCTAAAAGCCTGCTTCAAACTTAACTAATAAACTGGACGAGGATGCATCACTCAGGATACCATGGAAAGGaataaaagaacacattttaattttgttgtaaaaCATGTGAAAAGTAAAATCAATCACTAATTACAATCAAAACCACAACATTAGACCATCATGTCAACATTGGATTAAGAGCTAGAACATCACATACAAACATATAAAGCTTTTGACATGCATATTtcacaagaataaaaaaaaaacaatggcctttttttaaagaaaacatactTTACTGTTTTTCAACTTGGTctggaccagagatgggcagtaacgcgttacttgtaacgcgttactgtaatctgattacttttttcgagtaacgagtaaagtaagggattactattgcaaaaatggtaattagattaccgttactttcccgtaggaacactgcgttactgcgttactaaaaccgtgattttttgcgagaatgtctcactacagtgacgtaagcgagtgagacgttagtgacaacagctgtgtgcagatcaacaatggatcatatatcaattgtgggagagagtatgagcgtgcagcgtttaaagcgtggaagtactgaccttactttgagtttgattccataaaaagtgacaaaaacattagcgtccatcgtgcgtgggaagaaaacttctttttacagcgaaaaaaacccctaaccttccaaacaagcaccaagtgcgcaacgacgtaatgggaaactcacagagaaactcgcggattcttccactcggttcggttcgatactttggtgtcacggttctatattttttcgatacaaaaaaaatgttcatgcctttgtaatttgtcatttattaaaattataaatatatattttaactcaaaagtacagtttttaaatttaaccctaacccttgtgcgtgtttttttattttgacagcgaatgcgcacctgcggaccacttatgtgcagccctggttatttagctcatcatatcgcagccacagaaattattttgtccatgaaatcataaagctgcactttctttttgccttatagtctgatttgtcataactttttcgttttgtggtaagcttttctttggctgtcacttcttcaccctgacctgtcttatttggctcagcagaactgaaatataaatcctgctgcttttacacaggcactcacataagctcagcgattctctgcgcgatcaacctctcacatgtttaagcttgctgcgggagatttcacttgtcatgtttgcatagtaagctaacgattgataagacgatgtcagaggaattggtgcacaaattatcatcactcagatcagtgctgtcgctctctatacacagttcacgcgattgcaaagtgaaagcaaaaaaacaagcgcaaattcaaacgtgatttcaatatgtcacatattgacagtggctcaccgatgccaatgacataattacccagctacatttctgaaagaatgcaaaagcattgccatatatttttccttcctacaatagccggacgggcagggcagagatagattttggtagcccgactggaaaaatcgctagcgtcctagccccaggacgtcgggctagcgatgatgtcggcgtaaatgtgcagtcatattcgttgtgttcccactagtgctttcaggttaacctcgttaaaatgaccttaacgccacaacacggcaaatctccgttaacgagctacccctgatagccccgtgcatggggctagacggccaacacgttaacgagctaactgcgctaacacactagctcccacccatgtaattgagcattgcgtggcacatccaacatactgttttactttagtccatgacgcacttaccttcagggtcatacgtcacaagtgatgtacactgtcttgatggtatatatgtatgaatctatcaatcgtttgttgtaagactcagatgattattttttaaaagctattattttaaatgagaataagaaagaaaagtatttctttgtgtccccctttccctgttaatgccctatacCTGgtcccctggcaacactttgctagacccgcccctgcacagttaccagctgtcagctactgagaaaaggatcctggtgttatttgtctctcagaaacagttcataacttcccttcaactcattcatgtcacctaaaaggtaaacct
The Astatotilapia calliptera chromosome 17, fAstCal1.2, whole genome shotgun sequence genome window above contains:
- the LOC113008976 gene encoding uncharacterized protein LOC113008976; this encodes MAVGINAIEAILEGNPHLRTLKGFMGFMDQLHEAQEVLQARELAAFARAQYSSPKPSHRQRPQHKELSAESPAAQQQLPRGRGVSAPRPQSSTTCRSGLNSPASCLAAMWSQDEDVFSPSSPVSPVASAPAARRKQRHRRHSSLQPEPNHSSEQQAMVSDVDCTPIASPANSNGNCFLLTAKSSEVKAVCSMDIHPGPVERKDSLTNYVDAFSAEVSECMGKTLIVHPLLEPTKNFSVDTELTPDSLNSVLTCTAESMNDAVGSLSKNGEGDLTGCFCPVLLEQRSLSRTVSSELVQLVKTEP